The genomic region AAAATAGTTTCAGGCTTCAAAACTCACCCTATGGATTAAAGCATATTTCTAAGTaatgaaatgcaaaatttaTTGAGTGTCTGTTGGcaaatggattaaatcagttcAAAGATGATTACTCATTGTTTGCAATAGTAAATGGAGATTTCATTGGTCTCTTAGTCTATGCAGATGATACTGTAATTGCATGATCAAGTAATGTAGTTGTGAGCAACTCAAAGAGACACTAAGATTCATATTTAAACTGAAAGATCTAGGAGACTTGAAGTATTTCATTGGACTAGAGATTGCCAGATCAAAAAATGGGAAGTTAATTATTGTATCTAAAATCCTAAACAGACCCGGTATCTGCTATGTTGTTCAAGAATTATCTCAGTTCATGGACAAGGCTACTCAAGTGCATTTTCTATGTACTGATTTCAGAGTCCTGACACTTGAAAACTGCTCCAGGACAAGGAATTTTATCTCTGCAAAGTCAAAGTTGCAAATTGAAGGCTTATAGTGACAGTGACTGAGCAGGCTGGGCTGAAACAAGGAGATCTTTGACAGGTTCTTGCATGTTTCTTGATGAATCATCAGTGAGCTGAAAATCAAAGAAACGAAGTCTTGTCTCCTGGAGCTCAGTAGAAGCAAAGTATAGAGCAATGTCTGGAACAGCTTGTGAAGTAACATGGATCATAATCAAGCTGTTGAGATTAATCATTCAATCTTTTCTGTTACTGTTGAGTAGAAGTACGTAATCATTTATCATTGAATATAATACTTCTATATATGCATACTCCTTTACAAACTTGATGAGCTGCACTCTACTGAAGCCATCAAGCTAATGGAAATGGGGCATAAAGATCAATGTGCATAGGACCTAATATCTGCATGTGGCTTTTGAtaatctttcttcttcttttttctttttttccttttctctgcTATGTCCAATATACAAGGAGGAATCCAACAAAAGGGATTCTATCCAGCTGGGAATATCTTTATGAGATATTAATCATAATTGCCTTAGATGCATATAAGCTTCAAAAGCAAGAATTATTTAAAGGTCAGGATTTCAGATcagatggaaagaaaaaaaataataagaagaaggaAACTCCATTCAGTTCATCTTATCATATAGAGTTTTAAACAATTCTGGAGAAAGATATAAGACACAAGgcagaatatatatatatataattctggCTAAATTATGAAGCATGCAAAACATGAAACATGCACTGTCTAAAACCATTCTTATCTTCAGTaacaattaaacaaatattataaGGACCCCAATCATCACAATGAGGAGCTTAATTACTTTGTACCCCCTTAGAAAGATTTTAGATCAGATCCACCATCTAAAAGCTATGTGATTAGAGTTTCTATTCAGTTTTTCACCATTGAATATCAAtttacattcattttaggacTTTTCTAACTTTCTCAAATATACACTTTAGTTCTCATTTTACCCTTTAATCCCTTAACTAACTCTTAATTTCTTCACAATTATACCTTAGTCTAGCTCGGAATATCGTTCttatgtttggttgaaatccataaaagaatttttttcatttgaaaaagagACACgagagataaaataaaatagaaataataaagttgaaagagatatttttatattatgtaaTGTATTGATTTTCTAATGTGGAATTCGTTTGGAAATTTTAcctattttgttaaaatttagtttagttataactaattctatataaatttaattatgtagaatactaaattaactttcGCTCCATTTAaagcatttaaattttagatttacaaataaattccattaattttttaaatttcaaccaaacactAAATGTGAGAGTCATATCTcactcaaaaagaaaaacttctgaaattattagaataatgACTAATGAGtcattatataaatagtattaactaattaaaaatttataaaatgaaaacaaaagtGACTAAATCCATGACATGATCcacaaacaaaataattatataattaatcattataTATCTCATTACCCTTTTTGTTAAtccaaaacataaaaagagaaaaagatgttATTTCAATTAAGTTTATCTTTTAACAAGCAAGAATTCAATTGTATATTTACTCAAAACAAAAACAGACCAAGAAAACTTTACATTTCACCTCCcaattgttaaaaataaaaacaaagaataatTCCAACCTTTATAGCAAAGATGGGAACATGTGGGTCAAAAAGGATAATTTACCCTCTTAAAGTAATGGAGAATTACTTTAGCATCATCTTAGTTTCATGATTAATCCTCCTACTACACCAACAGCAGTACTCTTAGGCTGATCAATCCTTCAAATGCAGCAAGTACTCCAACTACAACTTATTCCCACTAGGCTAGGCATGTGATACCAACCAAAAATCTGTTTAGCagttgctttctttctttaattaggatatttatttaatgtcaAAAAGGCTTTTGGACCCTTTTGATATGCTTTCCCTATTAACCATACTTTCAAAAGCATGCCACCTAACAATACCCTAtcatagaaattattaaaggCTTACTTCATGTAATGTCACCacaaactcaaattaacaatataaaaaagaaaggaaaaaaaaaatgtcccCTTGCCCTTCCTTTACTTGTTCTTGCAACCAACCCTAACCTAATAGgttaatcatatgtttattcttttaaacTCGAGACATAATCATGTTTTAAAATGACCCCATTTGCCAATTGTGcataaatgattaatttttttgattaaaTCTCATACATGATAATCTTTTTCCTTCAAAGCCCCATCTTCATATCATATACTTGGAGGATATGAAGAAGCAGAAGCTTCAACAAAGAGGATGCAAGGCCTTGTGTTGCAGTAGTTGCAGCAGGCTTAGTGTCTCTTCTTCTGAGGAAGCTGAGAGCTCCGCTTCCAACCATCGTTACGCATCCATTTCAAGTCTTGCACATGCCATGGTCCAAGAAAGACTGGATCAAATGATTAAAGAAAGGCCGCAACAAGAAACAAGATAccataaagaaagaagaagagcaAGAAGTAATGAAGGAATCAAGTTTGTAGTAATGGTAGCAATGGAGAAGAGTTCCCATGATCCAAGACAAGATTTTAGAGAATCAATGGTTGAAATGATCATGGCAAACAGGTTAGAAGAACCTAAACAACTTCGTAGCCTCTTGAATTATTACATGTCAATGAATGCTCAAGTTTATCATGGAATTATACTTGAGGTTTTCCATGAGGTTTGCTCTGATTTGTTCTTCTGTTGTAAATGccattaataatatatttacataaCCAATTTGAAAGGGTTTATTAGATTCATATTACTCTTGACCAATATGCATGCATGTAATGGAAGTAACTTCAAGCATACCCAagtgagaaaaaataaaaggtcaTGTGTTAATATGTTGCAATGCTGCACCAATATTATTCAGTATGagtcttaagaaaaaaagaccattattattttattcaggATGAATCTAATATGTTTTATGTTAATTCCATTTACAGTATAAAGTGTGTATTGGTGGGTATTGTTGcttaaaattaagtatatatatgtatactatggataaaaggaaaataattcATACAATAACTTATTACATAAAAAGTATTGTAAtgtctaattaaatattttatacaataaaatcaaaaatgaCTAGAGTGGTGGATGGTATCTCCtatataaagaataagaatCTAATTAGTCATTACAGAATTACTCATATAATGAGTTATTACACCTACTATTACTATTCCAAAGAACATCTACAAATATAAGATCTTCTATTAGTATTTTGTTTTGGACTGCATGAAAGTTTATTCACAAGACCCACTTTTCATCATTGTTGATTTCATtacattttttgtttaaaatatacaatgatggaagtatttatttgaattgaatgaAATTAAAGATTGATACTTCAATAAAACTTCCATAACCCCAAGCTGAATAAGAGAAGAAGGGACCATGAGATGAGTGAGTATTTTGAATCTAAAAATTTTCATGATTagatgattttctttctttaaaatgaaagactAATGCCTTATTTGTTGTGTAGAAGTGTGAAATCTTAGATGTTGCATGTGTTTGGTTAAAAAGGAACAAAGCATGGTTGTTTTAATCATATGCATGCATTAGCCTAATACTCAAATCACCCTACCTACTTTTGTCCCCTCACATGATAGAAAGGGGTTCAATTAAACTTGTCTAAAAAGTTTTtgtaagaaaagaatattaaaaagttcTTGTTGGGCTAATTTAgtgattagttgtcttctAATTAGCAACAATCTGAACGATGAACTAAATCCAATTCTAATTAGCAAAAATTTGAGCCCATCACCTTGTTATCTATTGAATTACACGATGCTATGtggtattattattaattattgaattcgtattattttttcaatcaTGCAATTAGTTGTAATATATAATCTAACCCATATAAATgctatatttaatatataatttttagattggCTTAGTCTACCTCGCTATTTATAAATACGACTAATTAAATGTTATCaatatcatataatattatttattaagtatttTCTTTACTACTGAATTATTATGTACCATTAAATatccaaaacaaaaaaagaaacaaccaATGTAAagacaataattaataaataaggtagattaaatttatctaaaatttcttcatttaataatataatgtgTTAACGttgaattcaattcaatttatcAATGGATAATATGATAGActgaaattatataaaaaataattttttaattagtaatattttttttgtaccTCCCAAACAAAATTCAAtgtgaattttgttgaaaaaagAGATCCCATAAAAGAATATACGAAAATtcccatataataaataaaactccCAATTTGATATTAAGGTGTATtcattatgaattttgttgaaaaaaaaaagatcacataaaaaaaatatgaaaatgctcataaaataaaaccctCATTTCGAAATTTAAAGTGTATTCGCAAGAGTTAagctatttttaaatagaataatttcaGGAATTGAAAATCTAACTTTTTGATCTTAGAATAGATAAAAGGTCAAGTTTggttaaaagaagaaaacaataattaataattaagatcTCCATAATCGCCTAAGGTTGCATCAGTTTTCCTTCAAATGCCAAAAGATTCTAGTCTTTCACAGACACCATATAAGACACATAATGGAGAATATGGAACTGAATCAGCCAAGCTTCGAACATCAGTAAACCAACTGGCAAAAGAAGGAAACTCAGGAGAGAGGGGAATATCATAAGTGCAGCAACTCCAAACATTTCTGGAAAAAGGACAATCCTTAAACAAATGTAAGTTTTTGGAGCACTAGAACAGAGCTTCCACATGTTATTAAGCTTGATACCTCGTCCTTGGAGAGTTGTAGTAGTAGGGAGCAGATTCTTGCAAATCCTACAAATAAGGAACTTGATATTTGGGTGGATACTTTGCTTCCAAATTAAATTCCAACCATCTTCATGAGAGGACAAAGAAGGACAGCAACATGAGATGCTTGCAATCCACGGTAAGCCCTTTTTCATGGAGAACCGACCTTTCTTATCAAATCTCCATGACATAACATTCTCACCTCTACTTCTGGATAGTGGCAACACTTTAATCTGGGCAGCTGCAAATGGGAGAAAAATTGAATCAATTAATGGCTTATTCCATCGTTTAGGATTCTCTAAAAGAAGCTCCTTCACTACTGCATCAGTTGATAAAATTCGGCAAGAAGAAATAACTTTCCTGCCGTACTCATTAGGAAACCATCTATCATGCCATATCTTAATTCCTCTACCTCCACCGACCACCCAAATCAGGCCCTCATTCACCACGCCCCGAGCTGCACAAATACTTCGCCAGGCATAGCTACTATTATTCCAACCGGTGCCTGTATGAAAGGGCAGTGAGAAAAATATCTGGCTTTATACAGGTGGTAAAGAAGAGAATTATTGTCATAATTATGTCTCCAAGCTTGCTTGGACAACATAGCCAAATTAAAAGCTCTCATATCCATAAAGCCAAGACCTCCTTGTTTCTTTAACTGCCCCAGTTTATTCCAACTACACCAATGAATCTTCCTATTACTCTCGTTTCTAACCGTAAAAGAAGTTTGCCATTAGAGATTCAATTTTCTCACATACTCCTTGTGGAATGAGAAAGCAACTCATCATGTATGTTGAGATAGCTTGAATGACGGATTTTAATAGCATTTCTTTTCCTGCACGTGATAGAGTTTTCTCTTTACAATTCTTCAATTTGTTGCTAACTCTTTCAACAAGGGAAACAAAATTGTCCTTTGAACAACCAATGGCAGCTGGCAACCTAAGATATCTACTGTGGTTGGACACCATCTTGACACCCAGAATTCTTTAAAGATCATTCTTGCTTCTATTAGGAACATTAAAACTGAAAGTTATCACCGATTTCTCCAAATTTATTTGTTGATCCGAAGCCATCTCATATGTGTGAAGGATGGATTTAATTATCTGACATTCCTCAGAATTTGCCCTTGCAAAGAGAATACTATCATCTGCAAAAAACAAATGAGAAACAACAGGGGCTCTAAAATTTATTCGGATCCCATGTAACAGATTAGTTGTCTCTGTATGACAAATAAGAGAAGAGAAACCTTCAGCACAAATGAGAAATAAATATGGAAATAAGGCATCTTCTTGACGGAGGCCCCTTTGAGGCACAAGTTTAGGGCAAGGAACACCATTAACTAGAAATGAATATGACACTATGGAAACACATCTTATAATCAAAGAAACAAAGGAAGTATGGAAGCCTAACTTTAACATCATTCCTTCAATAGAAGGCCATTCAACTCTATTATATGCTTTGCTTATGTCCAACTTTAAAGCTATAAAAcctttttttccctttcttctACCATTAACTAGAAGTGGGAAACACATCTTAAAACCAAAGAAATAAAGGAAGTATGGAAACCCAATTTTAACATCATTCCTTCAATAAAAGACCATTCAACTCTATCATAGGCTTTACTCATGTCCaattttaagataataaaacCTTTTTCCCCTTTTTTCTTATGATTCATATAGTGAAAGATCTCAAGGCTATTAAAGCATTATCTGTAATTAAATGGCCAGGCATAAAAGCAGATTGGAAAAGGTGGATAATAACAGGAAGGAGTAACTTCAATCTATTAGTATAATAGTTTTGAAAATCACATTACAAAGGCTAATAGGTCTGAAATCTTTTATCACTCttggttttttaatttttgggaTGAGGGTAATAAAAGTATGGTTCAAGTAAGAGGGGTCTGCAgcattatttaaaatatcaagaaCAATCAAGAGAATATCATCACAAAGAATATCCCaaaaagtatgaaaaaataaggCAGACTTACCATCTGGACTCGGGGCTTTTCTAAGGTGGATCTGTTTAATAGCAGTTATCACTTCTTCTCTTGAATAAGGGTCAAACAAAGATTCACTCATTTCCACAGTCACCTTTGGTTCCACTACTTGTAATAGATCATTCATTGCAAGGGAGCCGGATGCTGAAAATAGGTCTTTAAAGTAGTTTGTCATGACTATGGCAATATCAGCTTCCTCCTCAGACCTTCTCCCCGAGTCATAAAACATAAAGGAAATATGATTCCTCTTCTGCCAGTGGTTTgcttttttatgaaaaaaaaaaagcattgTTACGGTCTCCATTCTTTAGCCAACTCATCTTCGCTCTTTGTCTCCACATTACTTCTTCTCGATACAACATTTCAGAAGACCTTTGCACAAGTCCTTGTTCAGTATTGTTCTTATCCGTCTAGCAGTTGATTATAAATCCTACAGCTCTAATTTTAAAGACTGGACTATTTTCATAACTGACCCAAAGCGAGCTCTCTCCCATTGCTTAAGATCATGGCCGCATGTTTCAAAACGAGAGATTACTCCTGATATACCATGCATGTAAGCTGAATTTAACCAGGAGCGATGGACAATATCTTTACACTTAGATTCCCTAAGCCACATCTCTTGAAATCTATATATTTTcctactatttctttttttagctCGAATAGAATTCAGAACCATAATGATAGAACCATGATCTGATCCACATCTTGCCAAGTTCAGAACCGAAAATGAAGAGTCTGAAGCAGTGTTTCGATCAAGCCTTTCTTGAATCAAATCCCTACCCATTCTTCCATTACACCACATGTACTTTAGGCTTGAAAACCCAATGTCCCACAATCCTCAAAAGTCTAAAGCATCTctgaaattttgaattttgaagaaGTCTCTGATGTTTCCACCAAGTTTCTCATCCTGGTATAGAATTTCATTAAGATCCCCGCCAACTATACAAGGAAGGGAAGAAAAGGAATGTAAGTGGCGAAGAATGTCCCAAGTTTTCCATCTTAAATGGCCTTTAGGCCATCCATATATTCTATTGAAGTGCCATGAGGAAACATCATTTGGAAAATTGACCTCAATATCAATATGATGTAGTGAAAAGGATTTTAGAGTGACCTCAACCTCATCTTTCCACATCAAAGCATGTCCACCTCTATGAAAACCTGAATTACTATCACAATCCACACCAATAACTGCATCAATACTAAATTTTACTCTAGTTCTCTCAAGTTCGTTGCTGAAAAGCTTTGTTTCTTGAAAAAAGATTGAAGTGGGACTTTGAGACGAAATAAAATTCCTAAAACTTGAAACTGACCATGGGTACTCAAGCCCACGGCAATTAAGACAGATGAGACTCATGGCTGACGGCGGGTCTGATTCAGAAATTTCACATAGGGTTGCATGGTTTCTTGCATGAGAATTACATGAAAACTGATGCAAGCCCTAGAGATTAGACAGATGTAAAGAGGTGAGGGAAGGGATAATGTGGTAACTAAAGAAAGGGTTATGATTAGcttgaaaaaattaatctaGACAGTTGGGatgagtaaaaaaataaaataaatgcaatatacatatattctatatatatatacaaaagatactaaaatatatgcatagatattatttttcatataattttaaaaagagaatatttttttaattataaatttattattttaatatgctagAAACTTAATGTGTAATAGTGCAATattgttgtttctttttcatttctatttaTGTTCAAAAGTATTAGTAAGAAGGAGAATGaggataataaatttattgcaCCATTAAAGGAAGAATAAGTTGGTTATTATACGGCTAGCAAATAAAGAAGAAGGTATGAAGcattaatttaagaattaatgacaattattcaatttaatttaatttttttatcttgtaATGGTGCTACCCATGTATAGCCAAGCAATAAAATGACCGTTTGAGTTggctaataaatttaattaaatgagaTTATATTTTGCACTTATGTTGTTTGATAATATgcttgttttaaaaaattagtgaaACTTTTTAAATAGTAACCAAGTTTATAGATGTGTAGATACTAACagtacaaaataaaaactaaaaagtaattttaaataccATTTATATACTATGtgtatatcaaatatatatgaaatatatatcataatcCGTGAAATGTATACTATTTACTgtattttacttatatttttctaaaaatacaaaatgtGTTATATAAAgaacatatatcaaaataaattgaatatattttattatataacatAAATACTTGTATTATATCCATTgctattgaaaaaaatttagaattaaaatatattaaataaattgaaatttaacatatacattttatcccagcatataataaaataagtataatgtatactattttctaagagtttatttttttatttttataaattgtaatttatgtaaattaaaatagttacatataccaaatatataattattatataccATATTTTGTTCAGTGTATACCATTTGTTGTTATTTTtggcctttttttttaaaagatataaatatttgaaatatattataaatatatgcaatagatactaaaataagtataatatatatcaatttttaaaatttacctatttaggtttttatatttgaaatacatatatatacatatatatatatatatatatatatatatatatatatatatatatatatatatatatatacacacttAATATATACCTTTTGATGTACATTGTTTTGAAAAAAtgtctaaaatataattgacatatgtaaaataattatatactagttatatatgaaatgtgtataaaaatatgtgaaatatatgcacaaaattttaaaatgtatacTATTTACATTGTAataagtatattatatataaagaacatatattaaaataagttgAATGTATTCCATTACATTGAATAAAcactaatattgaaaaatattaaaattaaagtatatgttgaacaaatttaaattttgattacaaaatataaaatatatatctaacaTATACCTTTTACTATACatctataagaaaattattcttataatatatatatatataataataaattatattcttaataaatttataatataaactcaatttttaagttgatattaataattcataatattttataaaaaatatttttttattatataaatatattctaatttattattgttgtgattatttttataattttttaataattatttcttttatattcaatattataatatgataaaatcttattaacacCTATATTAAGATACGAACAACTAAAAGATTACTTTTGTTCATCAACCAACCAattgattaattgattcatgAGTTTTGAAATAGTATggcaaaaatataaatctctgaaaaattataatataacatatatataaatcttaagAAAAGTTCAAAAAGTTATCGACTCTTTTGACTCTACGAGAAAAGACATAAttgttgaaagaaaataattcaagtAAGTTTTACAAAATGATGTCTTAAATTGCGTGCCTATATATATACCTATTCACGAGTGGCTCATAAATTATACagtatttcttaaataaaatcttaacttacagtatttttagaaaagaaaattttttaactgtaaaaatgatatttttgctctttttaaggtatttatgaaaaaatccCACAAAAATTTGGTAAAACTTCGTACTTCAATTTAATCCAAGTGGCAGATGAGCCCGGCTTAATATTGATTCCCTTTATCAACAGTTTTAAAACACAAGAATTTACCCCAGTAATTATCCTCAGTGTCTTCTATCTTAATGAACTTgccaattttattttcaatgaGAGCAGCAGTTGTCGCTTTATTCATTAGTTTCAATGGAATATTATATGCTTGAATCAATAAGGAAGCCATAGATAACTTGATAAAACCAAGACTGATTCTTTACCACCAAGCAAGCCACGAATGGATCCATTGAAGTATGAGAGTCCAATCACACGAGCTAGAAGCAAGAGATTCAAGGTtgacttttgttttttcatggTCCACGTGATAGACAAGATGCATTCAAGAAGCAAGGTTAGCGAATTGAACTTAGAAGATCaagattcaactttgattaattgtatttcattcatgAATTAAAACCCAACGTGAAGACATGAAGATCATATCTGATTTGTGATGAATTCAAGTTCAAACGTAAAGCACAAGTCCAAGGTTGAGtattcaaagtcaaaatccatgtcaaaatagaaattttcttttaacaaatccaagtcaaaataggagttttcttttacttcaagttttatttctttaaaaagtcttttatttagaaattcttttagAATAGGAACTTTATTTCAGCCGAATATGTGGCTATATTCTAGGATTTAATTTCGCTATTAAGTGTTTAAAAACACTATAAATAGGTTGTATAGCCAATTCGGCAAAGACATCCTTTGATTGAATAATAAACcttatttttgcttaaagaatttctttgagtgttcttgaaattaaagtttattgtttaggttttgatttcacttctaccttaatttaattctattaacttgttagtttctaggattaattaagtttatctcattatagctattgatcttatttctttataaataagggtaATAATTCAGCAAATAAtttttggcaaaccttataagtacTAATCCTGGCGTGTAATCTTCTCTTCCATAGAAAGTTTAGATCATAACTGAATTAGTAATGGTTGCTCTAAACCCGTAACCCAttgaagaataagaatatttttatgaaaattgcCATGATTCCACATTTAATACAGTTTTCAAATCCTTCCAATGCAAGAACTGGAATAGAAACAATCCTTCATCCCAGACCTTAGCAGTAACTTCCAATGCTTTGGTCTTCAAGCTTTTATCATGGCATCCATCAGAGCTTGAATATTGAAAGCTCTATCAGTCCATGGTTCCCCGCTAAGCACAAATCCACTTTCTGATCATCTATGAAACACTCGTTAATCAGGATCcccataattattttaatgggCCCCAAAACCATATACTGACTTCCtaatttaccctttcattGATTTGTTATTATAACAGAAGGTAAAGTTATTCTTCTTTCCAATAGGTTCTGCTACTAAGAAAATCTCTTCATTTGTGCCTTTTTTCTCATGCCAAGTAGGAGACACGTAACTTGAAATCAATGATGTCCAAGTAACAAGATTTGGCTCCGTCCCTTAGAAAATCTCAAGTGCACCACTGCAATCATAGTTAAACGCATAGGCTAAAACCATCTTGTTCCATGAGATGTAATTTCTAACACTCATTCTATCGAGCAGCTTGCGTGCATCTCTCATTCGATCCAATTTTGTATGCATACCTATTAACTCATTGGCAACATGGAGATATCTCTGAAATCCCATTTCTAAGACATGCTCATGAACTGTTTTACCCAAATTAAAACTACCCATATAGACCCATCTCCTAAAGTTCCAATCATTCTCATTTTAACATACAATTTAATGGTGTTTTCGTAGCATTCATGAGAAAGATT from Ricinus communis isolate WT05 ecotype wild-type chromosome 9, ASM1957865v1, whole genome shotgun sequence harbors:
- the LOC8282179 gene encoding probable transcription repressor OFP9, producing MKKQKLQQRGCKALCCSSCSRLSVSSSEEAESSASNHRYASISSLAHAMVQERLDQMIKERPQQETRYHKERRRARSNEGIKFVVMVAMEKSSHDPRQDFRESMVEMIMANRLEEPKQLRSLLNYYMSMNAQVYHGIILEVFHEVCSDLFFCCKCH